TTGAAGCCAGAGGACTCGACGACCCGCAGTCGCACGCAATAGGCGCCCGGGTCCGGGATGGGCGCGGCTGGGTTAGAGTGCGCGCACCATGAACGTCCTCGTCACCGGCGCCACCGGCCTCATTGGCAATGCCATCGCCCACCGGCTCGCGAAGCGTGGGGACTCCGTCCGCGCGCTCGTGCGGGATGTCAGCAAGGCCGCCCCCCTGCTGCCGTCCAACGTGCAATGCATCCAGGGGGACATCACCGCCCCCGCGTCACTGCCGGCCGCGATGCAGGGCGTGGACGTCGTCTTCCACGCCGCGGGCATGCCGGAGCAGTGGCAGCGCGACGACTCCATCTTCGACCGGGTGAACCGCCAGGGCAGCGTGAACGTGCTGTCCGCCGCGCACGCCGCGAAGGTGCGTCGCGTGGTCTACACCTCCACCATGGACGTCTTCGCCGCGCCCCGGGGCGGTGAGGTCATCGAAGCCAACATCGACGCGCACCCCAAGCCCACCGCCTACGAGCGCTCCAAGCAGGACGCCGAGCGAGCCGTGGAGGCCATCCGCCAGCAGGGCCTGGACGTCGTGTACATCAACCCGTCCGCCGTCTACGGCCCCAGCCCCGTGCACGTCGGCCTCAACTCCTTCTTCATCCAGTTGCTCAACAAGAAGGCCCCGCTGCTCCCGCCGGGCGGCATGTCCTGCGTCTACGTGGACGGCCTCACCGACGCGCAGCTCGCCGCCGCCGAGCGCGGCGTCAACGGCGAGCGCTACCTCGTCTCGGACCGGTACATGAGCAACGCGGACCTGGCGCTCGCCATCCACCAGGCCGCTGGCGCCGGGAAGCCCCCGGCCACCGCGCCCGTCTTCCTGATGGAGGCCCTGGCCCGCGTGTCCGCGCCGCTCGCGCGCGTGTTCCCCTTCACGCCGCTCGTCGCGCCCGGCCAGCTCTCCTTCATGCGCTGGGAGGCCCACGTCAACGCGGCCAAGGCCCAGCGTGAGCTGGACTTCCGCCCCACCCCGCTCGAAGAGGGCGTGGCGCGCACGGTGGCCTTCCTTCGCGAGAAGCGGCTCGTGCCCCAGGCCTGAGCGGCCCGGCTCAGCGCGGTCCCGGCGCGGACTCGTGGTAGTGGATGGCCCGCCACTCCCCTGCCTTGCGGTGGAAGACGAAGCTCACGCGGCCGTCGTTCGTGAACGGCCCCGCCCCGTCCGCCCGCTCACCCTCGAAGTGGTACGTGAAGAAGGCGAAGGCCACCTCACCCATCACGTCGAGCGCCACGTCGTCCAACGTCATGCGCTCCGCCCGCGCCAGGTGCGTGCGCAGGGCGTCGTAGTACTGGGAGATGCCCACCCACCCCCGGATGGGCCGGGCACGCTCCTGCGCCACGTAGAGCAGCTGCGGATATTCCCGGTCCCAGAGGGCCTGGAGCCTGGCGACGTCCAGCGCCTCGAAGCCGCCGCGGTACTGCTCCAGCAACGCCGTGAGCTGCTGCCTGTCCGTGTCCACCGACGCCATGCGACCCTCCCCTGTCCCACCACGCAAAAGAACGTGGGGGCCCGCCCCACAGGGATGACGGACCCCCACGCATGCTGTCACCTGCCTGCGACACTGCCTACGGCTTCACCGGATCCGCCATGGAGCCCGGAGCTTCCTTGAGCATGACTGTGATTGCGCCCGGACCGGACGACAGGCGCCATCACCCGACAATCTGGAGACGCCCTGCCGGGCACGGAACCCGGTGCGCTTCACACCCACGCAGTCGGTTGCGCCGTTCGATGAGCAGCCGGACACCAGACCTGGACCTGGGGACGGACATCCACTCCGCGCACGGTTCCGTAGCGCCCGCGCCCCCAGGTGGGGCAGGCCCGCCCGCCTGCCCACCGGGCAGCGATACGGCGGCCCGCGCCCCCTCTTCGACAC
The DNA window shown above is from Corallococcus soli and carries:
- a CDS encoding SDR family NAD(P)-dependent oxidoreductase, giving the protein MNVLVTGATGLIGNAIAHRLAKRGDSVRALVRDVSKAAPLLPSNVQCIQGDITAPASLPAAMQGVDVVFHAAGMPEQWQRDDSIFDRVNRQGSVNVLSAAHAAKVRRVVYTSTMDVFAAPRGGEVIEANIDAHPKPTAYERSKQDAERAVEAIRQQGLDVVYINPSAVYGPSPVHVGLNSFFIQLLNKKAPLLPPGGMSCVYVDGLTDAQLAAAERGVNGERYLVSDRYMSNADLALAIHQAAGAGKPPATAPVFLMEALARVSAPLARVFPFTPLVAPGQLSFMRWEAHVNAAKAQRELDFRPTPLEEGVARTVAFLREKRLVPQA
- a CDS encoding YybH family protein, which codes for MASVDTDRQQLTALLEQYRGGFEALDVARLQALWDREYPQLLYVAQERARPIRGWVGISQYYDALRTHLARAERMTLDDVALDVMGEVAFAFFTYHFEGERADGAGPFTNDGRVSFVFHRKAGEWRAIHYHESAPGPR